A single window of Malus sylvestris chromosome 5, drMalSylv7.2, whole genome shotgun sequence DNA harbors:
- the LOC126621706 gene encoding uncharacterized protein LOC126621706 translates to MDVEVDHYKVLGLPSGEEGAKLTQNDIKKAYRAMALVLHPDKRPDDPDAPANFQSLMSSYEILKDVKARKLFDDLLRVKRDQQRRHLERDAKRQRMVSDLEARERSAFAPDAAARDRAEEERIARKLKEEIERIRKKHAEKGAATAFAPNRETGGVGKENVGGAKMGLDEEKMLKVSWENVGEGYTAERLRGLFSEFGEVEDVVIRGKKKKGSALVVMATKDAAATATGTLLGDLSNPLLVIPLKPVSVTDAPPVQRPEEPDRLNNLVGAGYQSFEDSVMEKLKKAGQKKK, encoded by the exons ATGGATGTCGAGGTTGATCACTATAAGGTTCTCGGTTTACCTTCTGGCGAGGAAGGCGCCAAGCTTACACAGAATGATATAAAAAAGGCATATAGAGCCATGGCTTTGGTGTTGCACCCCGACAAGAGGCCCGATGATCCCGATGCCCCGGCCAACTTCCAGAGTCTCATGTCATCCTATGAGATACTCAAGGATGTAAAGGCCAGGAAATTGTTTGATGATTTACTCAGAGTTAAAAGAGACCAGCAGCGCCGCCATTTGGAACGCGATGCCAAGCGACAAAGGATGGTCTCTGATCTTGAAGCAAGAGAACGATCTGCCTTTGCTCCGGATGCGGCTGCCAGAGATAGAGCAGAAGAGGAGAGAATCGCTAGGAAGCTtaaagaagagattgagagaATACGCAAAAAGCATGCGGAGAAAGGGGCGGCAACTGCTTTTGCTCCTAACAGAGAGACTGGTGGAGTTGGCAAGGAAAATGTGGGTGGTGCGAAGATGGGGTTGGATGAGGAGAAGATGCTTAAAGTTTCATGGGAAAATGTTGGTGAAGGTTATACGGCAGAGAGGTTGAGAGGTTTGTTCTCAGAGTTCGGCGAGGTTGAAGATGTTGTCATCAGGGGCAAGAAGAAGAAAGGTTCGGCTCTTGTTGTGATGGCGACTAAAGATGCAGCT GCTACTGCAACAGGAACTCTGTTAGGTGATCTTTCTAATCCATTGCTGGTTATACCTCTTAAACCAGTTTCAGTGACTGATGCTCCCCCGGTTCAGAGGCCTGAGGAACCAGATCGACTTAATAACTTGGTTGGGGCTGGATATCAATCATTCGAAGATTCTGTTATGGAGAAACTCAAAAAG GCTGGGCAGAAGAAAAAATAG
- the LOC126621691 gene encoding transportin-1-like produces the protein MAATGPWQPKEEGFAAICGLLEQQISHSASSADKSQIWQQLQHYSQFPDFNNYLAFILARAEGKSVEVRQAAGLLLKNNLKNAYTSMAPAYQQYIKSELLPCLGVADRHVRSTVGTIVTVVVQLEGILGWPELLQALVNCLDSNDLNHMEGAMDALSKICEDIPQLLDSDVPGLPERPINVFFPRLLKFFQSPHASLRKLSLGSVNQYIMLMPAALHASMDQYLQGLFILANDPSSEVRKLVSAAFVQLIEVRPAFLEPHLRNVIEYMLQVNNDTEEEVALEACEFWSAYCEAQLPPENLIEFLPRLIPILLSNMVYSDDDESLADAEEDGSVPDRDQDIKPRFHSSRLHGSDNVEDDDDDIVGIWNLRKCSAAALDILSNVFGDEILPTLMPFVQAKLATSDDETWKGREAAVLALGAIAEGCISGLYPHLNEIIAFLIPLLDDKFPLIRSISCWTLSRFSKFIVQGAGHQKGYEQFDKVLVGLLRRILDNNKRVQEAACSAFATLEEEAAEELAPRLEMILQHLMCAFGKYQRRNLRIVYDAIGTLADAVGGELNQPTYLEILMPPLIAKWQQLSNSDKDLFPLLECFTSISQALGAGFSQFAEPVFQRCISIIESQQLAKVQAKVNPVPSGVPYDKEFIVCSLDLLSGLAEGLGSGIESLVSQSNLRDLLLQCCTDDASDVRQSGFALLGDLARVCPVHLQPRLPEFLDIAAKQLNTPKLQETVSVANNACWAIGELAVKVRQEISPIVLTVISCLVQILQHAEELNKSLIENSAITLGRLAWVCPELVAPHMEHFMQRWCIALSMIRDDVEKEDAFRGLCALVRTNPSGALNSLIYLCNAIASWHEIRSEELHNEVHQVLHGYKQMLANGGAWDQCMSALVPPVKEKLSKIYQV, from the exons ATGGCGGCAACTGGCCCGTGGCAGCCCAAGGAAGAAGGGTTCGCGGCGATCTGCGGGCTGCTGGAGCAGCAGATTTCGCATTCGGCTTCCTCCGCGGACAAGTCTCAGATTTGGCAGCAGCTCCAGCACTACTCTCAGTTCCCCGATTTCAACAACTACCTTGCGTTCATTCTCGCACGTGCCGAG GGTAAATCGGTTGAGGTTCGACAGGCAGCGGGATTGCTTTTGAAGAATAATCTTAAAAATGCTTATACTTCCATGGCTCCTGCATACCAGCAATATATAAAATCGGAATTGTTGCCTTGCTTAGGAGTAGCAGACAGACACGTCAGATCTACAGTTGGGACCATTGTAACTGTTGTTGTTCAGCTAGAGGGAATTTTGGGGTGGCCTGAACTATTGCAAGCTCTTGTAAATTGTTTAGACAGTAATGACCTAAATCACATGGAAGGTGCTATGGACGCATTATCCAAG ATTTGTGAGGATATACCTCAACTGCTTGATTCAGATGTACCTGGATTGCCTGAACGTCCCATCAACGTTTTCTTTCCAAGATTACTTAAG TTTTTCCAATCGCCACATGCATCGCTTAGAAAGCTTTCCTTGGGTTCTGTAAATCAATATATTATGTTGATGCCAGCT GCTCTGCATGCATCTATGGATCAATATCTTCAAGGTTTGTTTATCCTTGCTAATGATCCGTCTTCAGAAGTGAGGAAATTG GTTAGTGCCGCATTTGTCCAACTAATTGAAGTCCGTCCGGCATTCTTGGAG CCACATTTGAGGAATGTAATTGAATACATGTTGCAAGTCAACAACGATACTGAGGAAGAAGTGGCTCTTGAAGCCTGTGAATTTTG GTCTGCATATTGTGAAGCTCAGTTACCGCCTGAGAACTTAATAGAGTTTTTGCCACGCCTAATTCCG ATTTTGTTATCAAACATGGTTTATTCTGATGATGATGAGTCCCTTGCTGATGCTGAG GAGGATGGATCTGTCCCAGACCGTGATCAG GATATCAAACCTCGGTTTCATTCATCACGGCTTCATGGATCTGATAATGTGGAAGATGAT GATGATGATATTGTTGGTATATGGAATTTACGCAAATGCAGTGCAGCAGCTCTCGATATCCTGTCAAATGTGTTTGGCGATGAGATTCTCCCAACGTTGATGCCGTTTGTTCAG GCCAAGTTGGCCACCAGTGATGATGAAACCTGGAAAGGAAGGGAAGCTGCTGTTTTGGCTCTAGGTGCCATAGCTGAAGGTTGCATTAGTGGTCTTTATCCTCATTTGAATGAG ATTATTGCATTTTTAATCCCCCTTTTGGACGATAAGTTTCCACTTATAAGGAGTATTTCTTGTTGGACACTTTCTCGTTTCAGCAAGTTCATTGTTCAG GGTGCCGGACATCAAAAAGGTTATGAGCAATTTGACAAGGTTCTTGTGGGTCTATTAAGAAGAATATTAGATAATAACAAGCGGGTGCAAGAAGCCGCTTGCTCTGCTTTTGCAACACTAGAAGAG GAGGCAGCAGAAGAGTTGGCACCACGCTTGGAAATGATTTTACAACACCTTATGTGTGCTTTTGGGAAATATCAG AGGAGAAACCTCAGAATTGTATACGATGCTATTGGAACTCTAGCAGATGCTGTCGGGGGAGAGTTGAATCAG CCCACTTATCTTGAAATTCTGATGCCACCATTAATTGCAAAGTGGCAACAGCTTTCAAATTCAGATAAAGATCTGTTTCCATTGCTAGAGTGCTTTACTTCTATATCACAG GCATTGGGTGCTGGGTTCTCTCAGTTTGCTGAACCTGTATTTCAGAGATGCATAAGCATCATCGAGTCCCAACAACTCGCAAAGGTTCAGGCAAAG GTCAATCCTGTACCTTCCGGGGTCCCGTATGATAAAGAATTTATTGTTTGCTCTCTTGATCTGCTCTCTGGACTTGCAGAAGGTCTTGGCAGTGGGATAGAGAGTTTG GTTTCACAAAGCAATTTGAGGGACCTGCTTTTGCAATGTTGCACGGATGATGCTTCGGATGTCCGGCAGAGTGGATTTGCACTACTTGGGGATCTTGCAAGA GTATGCCCAGTTCACTTGCAACCTCGTTTGCCAGAATTTCTTGATATCGCAGCCAAGCAACTG AATACTCCTAAGCTGCAAGAAACTGTTTCAGTTGCAAACAATGCATGTTGGGCCATTGGAGAGTTAGCAGTTAAG GTTCGTCAAGAAATTTCTCCAATTGTTCTGACAGTTATCTCTTGCTTAGTTCAAATCCTTCAACACGCAGAG GAGCTGAACAAGTCACTAATTGAAAACAGTGCTATCACCCTTGGGAGGCTTGCGTGGGTCTGTCCAGAGCTTGTGGCTCCCCATATGGAGCATTTCATGCAACGATGGTGCATTGCTTTGTCAAT